A stretch of Motacilla alba alba isolate MOTALB_02 chromosome 18, Motacilla_alba_V1.0_pri, whole genome shotgun sequence DNA encodes these proteins:
- the ZNF750 gene encoding zinc finger protein 750, with protein MSLLKERKPKKPHYIPRPPGKPFKYKCFQCPFTCNEKSHLFNHMKYGLCKNSITLVSEQDRVIKCPKGSSLEPKQINQLESTVKATSSKSVTNGLPSLDSKPQYPFTKEDAKENVELQNQATNAAIQGQKPALPKELSPASSAAEGAISVQPLMEGMVRPSAFVPVGEHRDSKGPEITEASEILSLSNKSSPFHTKSAFHAPAHPWKAGSFLPEFPHKVAPTKGFGSISPYMQPMIPEYSPHFYEHRLAIYTPYLLPGSSECESSALSVYGTQDQRHFLPHPGPLPKPLNPSAYEHYRLFQQYHSTPPIPYGFCRPTDPPFYRFSHVAGINRDQNSHLMEETTLLYPASLSPSQQYPLSSHKKQADYEKEMTLLHAKGNAKDDQNERENAKMSPLAGSAATGSPGRPSPTNFTQTSHTCEGLFDLSNKSSSTSLGKYDQAEENFTAFRPVRKSTDQAPSLQGVQAQQERGDSPNSINVTDEDSHTQTDGQNNTGSLSNTEEDTGIGPLNLSKKPDASTGPTHEHMYKTPSKTDRQSFLEMQDVPLNLSVKDSCNTSTLKTSFHSPSHDNNAAAAPPSAEKESSGAEPCVPKTPSSSACDKPSAAQRGEAADLGLMESCDEQKQTAAVALCQLAAYSPGTARLDGDGHGAQDGHGAPAEPAADAQDTQCNPKGKGQKRTNQKESTKSQQGAKRVRPNDCSRVFTLRKRTRVS; from the exons atgagtctCCTCAAAGAACGTAAACCCAAGAAGCCTCATTACATCCCAAGACCACCAGGAAAGCCGTTCAAGTACAAGTGCTTCCAGTGCCCCTTCACTTGCAACGAGAAATCCCATCTCTTTAACCACATGAAGTATGGCCTCTGCAAAAACTCCATCACTTTGGTGTCGGAGCAGGATCGTGTCATCAAGTGTCCCAAGGGCAGCTCCCTGGAGCCCAAGCAGATCAACCAGCTGGAATCTACCGTCAAAGCAACTTCTTCTAAATCTGTCACAAACGGACTGCCAAGCCTCGATTCAAAGCCTCAATATCCTTTTACAAAAGAAGATGCCAAGGAAAATGTTGAGTTACAAAATCAGGCGACAAACGCCGCAATTCAAGGACAGAAACCTGCGCTTCCCAAGGAATTaagccctgccagctctgcagcagaaggTGCCATCAGCGTGCAGCCCCTGATGGAGGGCATGGTCAGGCCCTCAGCCTTTGTTCCCGTCGGAGAACACAGAGACAGCAAAGGCCCAGAAATCACTGAGGCATCTGAAATCCTCTCCCTCTCTAACAAAAGCTCTCCTTTTCACACCAAGTCTGCGTTTCACGCACCAGCTCACCCGTGGAAGGCAGGTTCTTTCCTCCCAGAATTTCCACATAAAGTTGCTCCCACAAAAGGCTTTGGTTCCATTTCACCTTACATGCAACCAATGATTCCCGAGTACTCACCCCATTTCTATGAGCACCGGCTGGCTATCTACACACCTTAcctgctcccaggcagctcagagtgtgaaagctctgctctctctgtcTATGGAACACAAGACCAAAGACACTTTCTTCCCCACCCTGGGCCACTTCCAAAACCCCTAAATCCATCAGCATATGAACACTATCGATTGTTCCAACAATACCACTCCACTCCACCAATACCATATGGATTTTGTAGGCCAACAGATCCTCCATTTTACAGATTTTCACACGTAGCTGGTATTAACAGGGATCAAAACTCTCATCTGATGGAAGAAACTACCTTGCTGTACCCAGCTTCTTTAAGCCCATCCCAACAATACCCTCTAAGCTCACATAAAAAACAAGCAgattatgaaaaagaaatgacatTATTGCATGCCAAAGGCAACGCTAAGGATGAccaaaatgaaagagagaatgCCAAAATGAGCCCTCTCGCAGGAAGCGCAGCAACAGGCTCCCCTGGCAGACCCAGCCCCACCAACTTCACCCAGACAAGCCACACATGTGAGGGTTTGTTTGACCTCTCCAACAAGTCATCATCCACATCCCTGGGCAAGTATGaccaagcagaagaaaacttcACAGCCTTCAGACCTGTGAGAAAAAGCACGGACCAAGCGCCTTCCCTGCAAGGcgtgcaggcacagcaggagagaggggatTCACCCAACAG CATCAATGTCACTGATGAAgactcacacacacagactgaTGGCCAGAACAACACGGGCTCACTGTCCAACACGGAAGAAGACACAGGGATAGGTCCCCTCAATCTTTCAAAAAAGCCCGACGCAAGCACAGGACCTACTCACGAGCACATGTACAAAACCCCATCCAAAACAGACAGGCAGAGCTTCCTGGAAATGCAGGACGTGCCCCTAAACCTCTCAGTGAAGGATTCCTGTAACACATCCACCCTGAAAACATCTTTCCACAGCCCATCCCACGATAACAACGCCGCCGCCGCTCCTCCGAGCGCCGAGAAGGAGAGCTCCGGAGCGGAGCCGTGCGTCCCCAAgacccccagcagcagcgccTGCGACAAACCCTCGGCGGCCCAGCGTGGTGAGGCTGCAGACTTGGGGCTCATGGAGAGCTGTGACGAGCAGAAGCAGACGGCGGCCgtggctctgtgccagctggcTGCCTAcagccccggcacggcccggctgGACGGCGACGGGCACGGCGCGCAGGACGGGCACGGCGCGCCCGCGGAGCCCGCCGCCGATGCTCAGGATACTCAGTGCAACCCAAAGGGGAAAGGACAAAAAAGGACAAACCAAAAAGAATCCACGAAATCCCAGCAAGGTGCTAAGAGGGTCAGGCCCAATGACTGCAGCAGAGTCTTCACTTTAAGGAAGAGAACAAGAGTGTCCTAA